A region from the Dehalococcoides mccartyi CG5 genome encodes:
- the aroD gene encoding type I 3-dehydroquinate dehydratase, which translates to MKIPPICCVITQLPQAETLKKSEGAAFYELRLDLLGENWRETAVLLNKPFMATCRRSAEGGSFKGNEAERINRLEKAASAGAFMLDIEYSTPNLEEVLGRLRPQAKCLLSHHNFTDTPSAAKLKTLLKDMLTHQADIYKVITTATSINDNINLLNLTKEIPDKKIVAFAMGEPGILSRILCPLAGSPFTYASLNDGNKSASGQMTLAQMIEIYRSVNYANHT; encoded by the coding sequence ATGAAAATACCGCCAATCTGCTGTGTAATAACCCAGCTTCCTCAGGCTGAGACCCTGAAGAAGAGTGAAGGTGCAGCCTTTTACGAACTGAGGCTGGATCTGCTGGGTGAAAACTGGCGGGAGACGGCGGTATTACTTAACAAACCCTTTATGGCCACCTGCCGCAGGTCTGCCGAAGGGGGCAGTTTTAAAGGAAATGAAGCTGAGCGGATAAACAGGCTGGAAAAAGCCGCATCCGCCGGTGCCTTCATGCTGGATATTGAATATTCCACCCCCAATCTGGAGGAAGTGCTTGGGCGGCTCAGACCACAGGCAAAGTGCTTGTTATCCCATCACAACTTTACTGATACTCCTTCTGCGGCCAAGCTTAAGACGCTCCTAAAGGATATGCTCACCCACCAGGCGGACATATATAAGGTAATTACCACTGCCACCTCAATAAATGATAATATTAATCTGCTTAATCTGACAAAGGAGATACCGGATAAGAAAATTGTCGCTTTTGCCATGGGGGAACCGGGCATTCTGAGCCGTATACTCTGCCCGCTGGCCGGAAGCCCTTTTACCTACGCCAGCCTGAATGACGGCAATAAGTCTGCATCAGGTCAGATGACCCTGGCTCAAATGATTGAAATCTACCGGTCGGTAAATTATGCAAACCATACCTGA
- the aroA gene encoding 3-phosphoshikimate 1-carboxyvinyltransferase: MKIHLDKSLPGGNIAVPSSKSYTIRGLIAAAQANGQSHIISPLIADDTLATRQVLSGLGIDISTDAGSENWEITGNTFKAPSGNLFCRESAATLRFMSAVCARLPFECHLLAGHSLMRRPMLPLIQALHQLGIEIETRGNTTVINGQFITRSKVSLPGNISSQYVSALMLMAPACTHGLEIHLATPPASLPYLKMTKQTLGSFGIKVHSSIDWQEISIPPQPYLPARYRVEGDWSSASSFLALGAIAAPVFISNLDTDSFQADRIMIKFLAEMGAEIESGQNWVKVNPKPLSGINADLTHSIDLLPALAVAAACAKGQSILSGVRQARIKESNRIRAVSQGLSAMGINIIEEDDRLIIEGGQPKGAEIDSFGDHRIAMAFGILGSVVGETHISDAECVTKTYPDFWKNLESLGGKVTQDV; this comes from the coding sequence ATGAAAATACATCTGGATAAAAGTTTACCCGGTGGAAATATTGCCGTTCCTTCCTCAAAAAGCTACACCATACGTGGCTTGATAGCTGCCGCCCAGGCAAACGGCCAGAGCCACATAATAAGCCCCCTGATTGCAGACGATACTCTGGCTACCCGCCAGGTGCTTTCGGGGCTGGGTATAGATATAAGCACTGACGCCGGTTCTGAAAACTGGGAAATTACCGGCAATACCTTCAAAGCACCTTCCGGCAACCTGTTCTGCCGTGAATCTGCCGCTACCCTGCGTTTTATGTCAGCTGTATGTGCCAGACTGCCTTTTGAGTGCCACCTGCTGGCCGGGCACTCCCTGATGAGACGCCCCATGTTGCCATTGATTCAAGCCCTGCACCAACTGGGTATAGAGATAGAAACCCGCGGCAATACCACCGTTATCAATGGACAGTTTATCACCCGTTCAAAGGTGAGTTTGCCCGGCAATATAAGCTCACAATACGTTTCTGCCCTTATGCTTATGGCACCAGCCTGCACCCACGGTCTGGAAATCCATCTGGCTACACCGCCGGCTTCATTGCCATATTTAAAAATGACCAAGCAAACGCTGGGAAGCTTTGGGATAAAAGTCCATTCTTCTATAGACTGGCAAGAGATAAGCATCCCGCCCCAGCCCTACCTGCCTGCCAGATACCGGGTAGAGGGAGACTGGTCTTCGGCATCAAGTTTTCTGGCATTGGGGGCAATTGCCGCCCCGGTATTTATATCCAACCTGGACACAGACAGTTTTCAAGCTGACCGCATAATGATAAAATTCCTCGCGGAGATGGGAGCAGAAATAGAAAGCGGTCAAAACTGGGTAAAGGTAAACCCCAAACCCCTTTCAGGTATAAACGCAGACCTTACCCACTCCATAGATTTATTGCCCGCTTTGGCAGTAGCCGCGGCCTGTGCCAAAGGACAAAGCATATTAAGCGGAGTCCGTCAGGCACGTATCAAAGAGTCTAACCGCATTCGGGCAGTCAGCCAGGGGTTGAGTGCCATGGGTATAAACATTATCGAAGAAGATGACCGCCTGATTATTGAGGGCGGACAACCCAAAGGCGCAGAGATTGACAGCTTCGGAGACCACCGTATTGCCATGGCTTTTGGCATATTGGGATCAGTTGTCGGGGAAACCCATATTTCAGATGCTGAGTGCGTAACCAAAACCTATCCTGATTTTTGGAAGAATCTGGAAAGCCTCGGCGGAAAGGTAACACAAGATGTCTAA
- the pheA gene encoding prephenate dehydratase, translating into MNLSDLRKQIDNLDTELVKLMAKRLEVSDQIGKIKEETNSPVQDLSRESEVLNRVQSLAQSLGLDPQDIESLYQEILFISKKQQRFTVSFQGAAGAYSEETALKIFGPNTLTLPCEQLDATFEAVEKGMARFAVVPVENSLEGSISRTYDLLLDSNLMVAAEHELRVSHCLIANPETNLEAVKTIYSHPQALGQCQSFLKHLRAELIPTYDTAGSVKMIKEKGLLNGAAIASERAAVIYNMKVLEREIEDNINNYTRFFVLAKQDSAPTGSDKTSVVFAVKHQAGALYDFIKELASRGINMTKLESRPTRLKPWEYNFYLDIEGHRQDENVKQALAKADDHVIFMKVLGSYPKMKKRI; encoded by the coding sequence ATGAACCTTTCTGACCTGCGCAAACAGATTGATAACCTGGATACCGAGCTTGTAAAGCTGATGGCAAAGCGGCTTGAAGTGTCAGACCAGATAGGCAAAATCAAAGAAGAAACCAATTCGCCTGTTCAGGACCTTTCCCGCGAATCAGAGGTACTGAACAGAGTTCAGTCACTTGCCCAGTCTCTGGGTCTTGACCCGCAGGATATTGAATCCCTGTATCAGGAAATCCTTTTCATATCTAAAAAACAGCAACGCTTCACTGTATCCTTTCAGGGAGCGGCCGGCGCATACAGTGAAGAAACCGCCCTGAAGATATTCGGCCCTAACACTCTTACCCTGCCCTGTGAACAGCTGGATGCTACTTTTGAAGCTGTGGAAAAGGGTATGGCCCGTTTTGCAGTAGTGCCGGTGGAAAACTCGCTTGAGGGCTCTATATCCCGCACCTATGACCTGTTGCTGGATTCCAACCTTATGGTTGCCGCCGAACATGAGCTCAGGGTTTCACACTGCCTGATAGCCAACCCTGAAACCAACCTTGAAGCGGTAAAAACCATTTATTCCCACCCGCAGGCACTGGGTCAATGCCAGTCATTTCTGAAGCATCTGCGGGCAGAGCTGATACCTACCTACGATACCGCCGGCAGTGTCAAAATGATTAAAGAAAAAGGTCTTTTAAACGGGGCGGCTATCGCTTCCGAAAGAGCGGCCGTAATATATAATATGAAGGTACTGGAACGGGAAATAGAGGACAATATAAACAACTACACCCGTTTCTTTGTCCTTGCCAAGCAGGATTCCGCTCCTACCGGGAGTGATAAAACATCTGTAGTTTTTGCCGTCAAACATCAGGCCGGGGCGCTGTATGATTTTATAAAGGAACTGGCCTCCCGCGGAATAAACATGACCAAGCTGGAATCCCGTCCCACCCGTCTTAAACCCTGGGAGTACAATTTTTACCTTGATATAGAAGGCCACCGTCAGGACGAAAATGTGAAACAGGCACTGGCAAAAGCCGATGACCATGTAATATTTATGAAAGTACTCGGTTCTTACCCGAAAATGAAAAAACGCATATGA
- a CDS encoding shikimate kinase translates to MKTKNNIALIGFMGAGKSSISKLLSEKLGKPLVSTDACIETREGLSISHIFKENGEDYFRQMESKVLEDICQNPNQIIDCGGGIVTRPHNLSIMRLNCLVVYLESRPEDLENRLKNHTNRPLFNAERSDKMLKLLESRLPLYRDAADITVSTHNKSCHEVCEEIEDSLRKYENTSG, encoded by the coding sequence ATGAAAACGAAAAATAACATCGCTTTAATAGGCTTTATGGGCGCCGGTAAAAGCAGCATCTCAAAACTGCTCTCCGAAAAGCTTGGCAAACCGCTGGTCAGTACAGATGCCTGCATAGAAACACGGGAAGGCTTAAGTATCAGCCATATATTCAAGGAAAATGGCGAAGATTACTTTCGCCAGATGGAAAGCAAAGTACTGGAAGATATCTGCCAGAATCCAAACCAGATTATAGACTGCGGCGGCGGCATAGTTACCCGCCCCCACAACCTGAGCATTATGCGTTTAAACTGTCTGGTAGTCTATCTGGAAAGCCGCCCTGAAGATTTGGAAAACCGCTTGAAAAATCATACAAACCGTCCGTTATTTAATGCTGAACGTTCAGATAAGATGTTAAAGTTGCTGGAAAGCCGATTGCCGCTATACAGAGATGCGGCGGATATCACTGTTTCCACCCATAACAAATCATGCCATGAAGTCTGCGAAGAAATAGAAGACAGTTTGAGGAAATATGAAAATACATCTGGATAA
- the aroC gene encoding chorismate synthase has product MSNSLGKLFQITSFGESHGDCVGVVIDGVPAGLAINVDEIQIEVDKRKSGAKAHTTPRREDDRIEIFSGIFNNFTTGAPICLVIWNKNIDSSEYERTRSKIRPGHADFTGFMKYGGFNDYRGGGRFSGRITAGHVMAGAIARKLISTIGIEVIGYTAELGGITAKLPKHKDIRQNISQSDVNCPDLAASKQMVALIQQAAEEGDSLGGVVECIGLNLPVGLGEPVFDTLEGELAKAIFAIPAVKGVEFGAGFGASRLRGSKNNDPFNIQSDQIRTTSNNCGGILGGISDGMPLHIRVAVKPTPSISLSQPTVNLDTMTNTSLEIRGRHDTCIVPRAVSVVEAMTCIVLADLALRAGIIPRVIKQ; this is encoded by the coding sequence ATGTCTAACAGTCTGGGAAAGCTGTTTCAGATTACCAGTTTTGGTGAAAGCCATGGAGATTGCGTGGGAGTAGTAATTGACGGCGTACCGGCAGGCCTTGCTATAAATGTAGATGAAATTCAAATTGAGGTAGACAAACGTAAATCCGGAGCTAAAGCCCATACCACTCCCCGCCGTGAAGATGACCGGATAGAAATTTTTTCCGGTATATTCAATAATTTCACCACCGGCGCACCCATTTGTCTGGTTATCTGGAATAAAAATATAGATTCAAGCGAATATGAACGCACCCGCAGTAAAATCAGGCCGGGGCATGCAGATTTTACCGGTTTTATGAAATACGGAGGCTTCAACGATTACCGCGGCGGAGGGCGTTTTTCCGGGCGGATTACAGCAGGGCACGTTATGGCCGGAGCTATTGCCCGTAAACTTATTTCCACTATCGGCATTGAGGTGATTGGCTATACCGCCGAACTGGGAGGCATAACGGCCAAATTGCCTAAACACAAAGATATCCGCCAGAATATAAGCCAGAGTGATGTAAACTGCCCTGACCTTGCGGCCAGTAAACAAATGGTAGCCCTCATCCAGCAAGCCGCCGAAGAAGGTGACAGTCTGGGCGGGGTTGTGGAGTGTATAGGGCTTAACCTGCCGGTTGGTCTGGGTGAACCGGTGTTTGATACCCTTGAAGGCGAACTGGCCAAAGCCATATTTGCCATACCGGCGGTAAAAGGGGTGGAATTTGGGGCGGGTTTTGGCGCATCACGTCTGCGTGGCTCAAAAAATAATGACCCTTTTAATATCCAGTCAGACCAAATACGCACCACAAGCAACAACTGCGGCGGGATACTGGGAGGAATTTCAGACGGCATGCCGCTCCATATCAGGGTAGCCGTAAAACCCACTCCCTCTATCTCCCTGTCTCAGCCCACCGTAAACCTTGATACCATGACCAATACCAGTCTGGAAATACGCGGCCGCCATGATACCTGCATTGTACCCAGAGCAGTTTCAGTAGTGGAAGCCATGACCTGCATAGTGCTGGCTGATTTGGCACTGAGAGCCGGAATAATACCAAGGGTAATAAAACAATGA
- a CDS encoding shikimate dehydrogenase: MQTIPDALFGIIGYPVSHSVSPAMQNAAFKHCKLNYLYLTIAAKPEDLQNVIASMRPLNIRGLNVTIPHKIEIIKYIDTLDPAAKKIGAVNTIVNENGQLKGYNTDFGGFVRLLEHNRIAPAKHRFALLGAGGSAHAISLAICTLGGHLTVLARQEEKAKDLAAKMCLRFKGKAQGLELNEANLEETLAESDIIVNCTPIGMGNLAGQSLIPPRLLRPDLTVIDAIYNPCKTRLLEDAEKKGAKIINGLEMLVWQGAMSFEIWTSQKAPFRVMMKEAEMALDENEK, encoded by the coding sequence ATGCAAACCATACCTGATGCATTATTCGGGATTATTGGTTATCCGGTAAGTCACTCCGTCTCACCGGCTATGCAAAATGCTGCCTTCAAACACTGCAAGCTGAATTATTTGTATTTGACTATTGCAGCCAAACCAGAAGACCTGCAAAACGTAATTGCCAGCATGCGTCCTCTGAATATACGCGGTCTGAATGTGACCATCCCTCACAAGATAGAGATCATTAAATATATTGATACCCTTGATCCGGCGGCTAAAAAGATTGGGGCGGTAAATACCATTGTCAATGAAAACGGCCAGCTGAAAGGTTATAATACTGATTTTGGCGGTTTTGTGCGTTTACTGGAGCATAACCGCATTGCCCCTGCCAAACATCGCTTTGCCCTGCTGGGGGCAGGAGGCAGCGCCCATGCCATTTCACTGGCTATTTGTACCCTTGGCGGACACTTGACCGTGCTTGCCCGCCAGGAGGAAAAAGCCAAAGATCTGGCCGCAAAAATGTGCCTGCGTTTTAAAGGCAAGGCTCAGGGGCTGGAACTGAATGAGGCTAATCTGGAAGAAACTTTAGCCGAATCTGATATTATCGTGAACTGCACACCCATAGGCATGGGAAATCTAGCCGGGCAAAGCCTTATCCCCCCCCGTTTGCTGCGTCCTGACCTGACGGTCATAGATGCTATCTACAACCCATGCAAAACCCGCCTGCTGGAAGATGCCGAAAAGAAAGGCGCCAAGATAATAAACGGGCTGGAAATGCTGGTCTGGCAGGGAGCTATGTCATTTGAAATCTGGACAAGCCAAAAAGCCCCTTTCCGGGTGATGATGAAAGAAGCAGAGATGGCTTTAGATGAAAACGAAAAATAA